A genomic window from Solanum stenotomum isolate F172 chromosome 10, ASM1918654v1, whole genome shotgun sequence includes:
- the LOC125842585 gene encoding phosphoglycerate mutase-like protein AT74 encodes MSNLFSKIYPPSITINHQKLQQNSSTIRCCSNSNHDEHSSTEHNGSILNSFPEKNLVPHQHGIIKPPRPKRIILVRHGESEGNVDESVYTRVADPKVGLTEKGVIEAEGCGRKMREMIEKNGGDDWKVYFYVSPYKRGIETLRNLAKSFERSRIAGVREEPRLREQDFGNFQDREQMKIEKAVRARYGRFFYRFPNGESAADVYDRITGFRETLRSDIDIGRFEPPGQQSPNMNLVIVSHGLTLRVFLMRWYKWTVEQFEGLHNMTNGGMIVMERGYGGRYCLSMHHTKEELQKFGMTDEMLIDQEWQKIAKPGELNYDCLITGPSYFTHFDDEDKIFEL; translated from the exons ATGAGTAACCTTTTCTCCAAGATTTATCCACCCTCTatcacaataaatcatcaaaagcTTCAACAAAATTCTAGTACAATAAGATGTTGTTCCAACTCCAATCATGATGAACATTCTAGTACAGAACACAATGGTTCGATACTTAATAGTTTCCCAGAAAAGAACCTAGTACCACATCAACATGGCATAATAAAACCACCTAGACCAAAAAGAATCATTCTTGTTAGACATGGAGAAAGTGAAGGAAATGTTGATGAAAGTGTCTACACAAGAGTGGCTGATCCTAAAGTTGGATTAACCGAAAAAGGCGTAATTGAAGCAGAGGGATGTGGAAGGAAAATGAGAGAAATGATTGAGAAAAATGGAGGAGATGATTGGAAAGTTTATTTCTATGTTTCACCTTATAAAAGAGGAATTGAAACATTgagaaatttggctaagtcttTTGAACGTTCAAGAATTGCTGGTGTTAGAGAAGAGCCACGTTTGAGAGAACAAGATTTTG GAAATTTTCAGGACAGAGAACAAATGAAGATAGAAAAAGCTGTTCGAGCTCGTTATGGTCGTTTCTTTTATAGGTTTCCTAATGGAGAATCAGCAGCAGATGTTTATGACAGAATCACAG GGTTCAGGGAAACACTTAGAAGTGATATTGACATAGGAAGATTTGAACCACCTGGTCAGCAAAGTCCAAATATGAACCTTGTTATAGTTTCACATGGACTTACACTAAGGGTGTTCTTGATGAGATGGTATAAATGGACTGTTGAGCAATTTGAAGGACTACATAATATGACTAATGGTGGCATGATTGTCATGGAAAGAGGCTATGGTGGAAG GTACTGTTTGTCAATGCATCATACAAAGGAGGAGTTGCAGAAATTTGGGATGACTGATGAGATGCTAATTGACCAAGAATG GCAAAAGATAGCCAAGCCAGGTGAACTAAACTATGATTGCTTGATTACTGGACCATCTTACTTTACTCATTTTGATGATGAAGACAAGATTTTTGAGTTGTAA